From a region of the uncultured Draconibacterium sp. genome:
- a CDS encoding glycosyltransferase family 39 protein, whose amino-acid sequence MKYFLLILLFSVLLFFSFLGGTSVFQRAEARNAECAREMMQKKEWIVPTFNGELRTDKPAMEYYGMIAGYYLLGINEAGARFFSALCGLLVVLATFWIARRHWSEKAAWWSALTMLASLHLIIQFRLATPDPYLIFCHTLSIYFFYEGWHSRKWKWFALMYIFLGLGIFAKGPVGLMLPGLTVLLFMLVTKTLTWKCILDLKPWWGILLVAVVALPWYYAVHVKTGGQWTRIFFFEHNLNRFDSGISGHHGPFVMPFIFVLAGLLPFSVFAIRAFKETWRQRKNNPLMVMAALSTLVVVGFYALSQTKLINYTSPAYPFFSLMIGSTIADLSNNPESLRKTRIETYIMVFMAILLPIAVFFFMNNSPLQNVRWIAWFMITLPVGGVVALVLRKKSSEYGLLAIATAFMVTTCIIFWKPFQVLDDQSPVQKYKEIVSAHKEVVAYKDFHHAFAFYSPTRIPVFQDEQNLIDYLANHDDVLVLSRNHDLSYMDEIPKLECIGIGRDLFSRKSTGVYLKQ is encoded by the coding sequence ATGAAATATTTTTTATTAATTCTGTTGTTTAGTGTTTTATTGTTTTTTTCGTTTTTGGGAGGTACAAGTGTTTTTCAACGTGCAGAAGCAAGAAATGCCGAATGCGCTCGCGAAATGATGCAAAAAAAGGAGTGGATTGTACCAACTTTTAACGGAGAACTTCGGACAGATAAACCGGCAATGGAATATTACGGAATGATTGCGGGGTATTATTTATTAGGTATAAACGAAGCTGGTGCCCGGTTTTTTTCGGCTCTTTGTGGTTTATTGGTTGTATTGGCAACTTTCTGGATTGCACGACGCCACTGGAGTGAAAAAGCTGCCTGGTGGTCGGCTTTAACCATGCTGGCCTCACTGCATCTTATCATCCAGTTTCGGCTGGCCACCCCTGATCCGTATCTTATTTTTTGTCACACGCTTTCCATTTACTTTTTTTATGAGGGCTGGCATTCGCGTAAGTGGAAGTGGTTTGCTTTGATGTATATTTTCCTGGGATTAGGAATCTTTGCCAAAGGACCGGTTGGCTTGATGTTACCAGGACTGACAGTTTTGCTTTTTATGCTGGTTACAAAAACATTAACTTGGAAATGCATACTGGATCTAAAACCGTGGTGGGGAATTTTACTTGTTGCGGTTGTGGCTTTGCCTTGGTACTATGCTGTACATGTAAAAACCGGTGGACAATGGACACGAATATTCTTTTTCGAGCATAATTTAAATCGGTTTGATTCCGGCATAAGTGGGCATCACGGACCGTTTGTAATGCCTTTTATTTTCGTACTGGCAGGTTTGCTTCCATTTTCTGTATTTGCTATTCGTGCTTTTAAAGAAACGTGGCGGCAACGAAAAAACAATCCTTTGATGGTTATGGCTGCTTTATCAACATTAGTTGTTGTTGGTTTTTATGCGCTATCACAAACCAAGTTGATAAATTATACTTCGCCGGCTTATCCTTTTTTTAGCTTGATGATTGGGAGTACTATAGCAGACCTCAGTAATAACCCGGAATCGCTTCGCAAAACTAGGATTGAAACTTATATAATGGTGTTTATGGCCATATTACTACCAATTGCAGTATTCTTTTTTATGAATAATTCTCCGTTACAAAATGTCCGTTGGATCGCCTGGTTTATGATTACGCTGCCTGTTGGAGGAGTTGTTGCTTTGGTGTTAAGAAAAAAATCTTCAGAGTATGGATTGCTTGCTATTGCTACTGCTTTTATGGTAACTACATGTATAATCTTTTGGAAGCCTTTTCAGGTTTTGGATGATCAATCACCTGTTCAAAAATATAAGGAAATAGTAAGTGCGCATAAGGAAGTAGTTGCCTACAAAGATTTCCATCATGCGTTTGCTTTCTATTCGCCAACAAGAATTCCTGTTTTTCAAGACGAGCAGAATTTAATAGACTACCTGGCCAATCACGATGACGTACTGGTATTGAGTAGAAACCATGATTTGAGTTACATGGATGAAATTCCGAAATTGGAGTGCATTGGTATAGGCCGGGACTTATTTAGCCGAAAGTCGACAGGAGTTTATCTTAAGCAATAG
- a CDS encoding redoxin domain-containing protein, translated as MKQLVITFLIVLISLTSWSKRTSIPLIGDKAPSFSEKSTNGILNFPEDFGTNWKILFSHPLDFTAVCTSELCGLARNQEKMNALGVKVAVISIDEIDRHLLWKEFMERVLTDEGTTTKIEYPIVADLSGEVSKKYGMLHHSINDKRDVRGVFIIDPNNIIQAISFYPMNVGRNMDEILRTVEALQLTQKGNVLTPMNWQPGDDVLVPHKPYTSDELEQNPELKDQYYHKGEYMWFKKMKK; from the coding sequence ATGAAACAACTTGTAATAACTTTTCTGATTGTACTTATTTCGTTAACTAGCTGGTCAAAACGAACAAGTATTCCTTTAATTGGTGATAAAGCACCCTCATTTTCAGAAAAATCAACAAACGGAATATTGAACTTTCCAGAGGATTTTGGCACCAACTGGAAAATATTATTCAGCCATCCGCTGGATTTTACCGCTGTTTGTACTTCAGAGTTGTGTGGTCTTGCCCGCAACCAGGAAAAGATGAATGCATTGGGAGTAAAAGTAGCCGTTATTTCAATTGATGAAATTGACAGACATTTATTGTGGAAAGAATTTATGGAAAGGGTGCTAACGGATGAAGGTACAACCACAAAAATTGAATACCCTATTGTAGCTGATCTTTCGGGAGAAGTATCGAAAAAATACGGGATGTTGCATCATTCGATAAACGACAAAAGAGATGTTAGAGGTGTATTTATTATTGACCCGAACAATATTATTCAGGCCATTTCTTTTTACCCGATGAATGTTGGACGAAATATGGATGAAATACTGCGAACTGTTGAAGCATTGCAACTTACACAAAAAGGGAATGTGCTTACACCTATGAACTGGCAACCAGGCGACGACGTGCTTGTTCCTCATAAGCCATATACATCTGACGAATTAGAGCAAAATCCGGAACTAAAAGACCAGTATTACCATAAAGGCGAATACATGTGGTTTAAAAAGATGAAGAAATAA